Sequence from the Pirellulales bacterium genome:
AAACCAAGCGAGCGGAATTACGGGGGGTAACTCGGCTCGCCGGGTATTGGGTGCGGTTTTTGGGGCGGGGGTGGCTTATCCGACTTGGATGCCGCTGCGGAGGCCGGAGAGTTTGTCTTTGTTGGAGAGATTCCAGAACCAGTCGCTGCCGGCGGCGGCGAAGAGTTGGTCCACGGCGTTGTCGTTGACAATCGTGTGGGTGTTCAAGGCCACGCCCAACGGGTTGGCGCCGGCATTGCGCAAGCTGGCAATCCGGTTGGCGTAACTTTGCGGCGCGTTCCATTCTTGCAAAATGGTCCACAGGGCCGCTTCGCTGGCATCGTAACTGGTCGAATCGCCAATCAGCAGGTTGCCATCGCTGGTGCTGGTGGTCTTGCCGTTCAGTCCGCCGTAGAGCTTGTCGGTTCCGGTGCCGCCGATCAGCACGTCGTTGCCGAACCCGCCGATGAGGGTATCGTTGCCCGTGCCGCCGGAGAGAACGTCATTGCCGTTGCCGCCGGTGAGGGTATCGTTCCCGTCGCCGCCGAACAACGTGGCCGAGGCGCCAATCGTGTAGGTCACGTTCTTGATCTTGGCCGAGGTCAAAGTAATCGTGTCGTTGCCGGCCAGGCCGTAGGCCACGAGGTGGCCGGTCGGCGTGAACGTGCCCAGCGAGGTGGCCTTGTTCTTGGTCGACGTGTTGCTGATCGTCACATTGACGCCGCCGGTGCCGTTGGTCGGGGTGAAGATAATGGTGTCGTTGCCCGTGGTGCCGCCGACATACAGCGCCGTAGCGCCGGCCACCTGCAGATCGGGTTCCAAGGCCGCGGCCACCACGCTTTCCACCCAGGTGGTGGAGACGCTGGCCACGTTCGGCCCGGTGGCGTTGTAACTGGCCGTAATGGAATGGCTCCCCAAGGCCACGAAGTTGGCCGGCGTATAGCTGGCCACGCCGTTTTGCAGCGTGACGGTTGCCAGCGTGGTTTTGCCATCTTTGAAGGTCACGCTGCCCGTCGGCGTGGGGTTGCCGGTGCCCACGGCGCCCACCGTGGCCGTGAAGGTGACGCTTTGACCGGGAACCATGGTCTTGGCCGAGGAGGCCACGGTGGTGGTCGTGGTCACCTGCACGTTGATCTTGGTGCTGGCCTGGGCGGCGGTCGGCGTAGCCTGCGTGTTGCCGGCATTGTCGCTGGCCACGCTCAAGAAGCGGTAGGAATGGCCATTGACGCCGCTGAACATGGCCGAGGTGTTGGTGGTATCTGACTGCCACAGAGTAAATTGGCCGCCGTTGTCCGAGACGTACACATCAAAGCTGGCAATGCCGCTGCCGCCGCTGTTATCTTGCCCCGACCAATTGACCGTGAACGAAGTCGACGATTGCGTGGCCGTCAGCGCCTTCACCGCGCTAGTGGGCGCCGTTTGATCGGTGGCTGCGGCCGCGGAATTGGGGGCCAACGGCGGATCGAAGTTGCCCACAATCGGCGTGGCGAACTCATCCAGCAAGTTGGAATACAAATCAACCCCCAACGGAGTCGGGCTGAAGGGATGATCCAACAGCGCGAAGGCGGCATCCGGATCGCTCAGCCCCGTCTGGTTGGGCAGGCCCGTCACCGGGTTAAAGTCGTG
This genomic interval carries:
- a CDS encoding Ig-like domain repeat protein; the protein is LFSEKYTLANAAQGPTPLVYALTINVQDLPVRVAQFLTELAFKPEVVEGQEIDGSGEFADGGISLIGDANGRIAFTVVANPLDTPADPSLPNTTPGAATGEIQLRFKDANGNPIALPDDRYTLTINDTAIIDPAGNILDGESDAAEPLNNPNFPTGNGLPGGSFTARFTVDSRPELGDYAAARVYIDANGNFVYDPQNTDFTNRDLTFTMQVDPNLAGIAQLGVHDSVFVGKFTSSDNTAPPTGYFSKLAAYGIDPIAGAGFRFLVDTDGDGLADVYQPQATGFTLLDQFGNPVKFTGSGVAIAGEFDGNVDDGDEVGIFDGTHFWLNTNTSDHQFSIGPGDTVITTSLRGFPIVGDFNGDGTVDVGTWQTDNFQFNFGDSGTGQFGTPVTFTGNVDNTFTFGFPGVGEIPLAADMDGDGITDVGLWVPGHAGTVPQDTAEEFFLMSHDFNPVTGLPNQTGLSDPDAAFALLDHPFSPTPLGVDLYSNLLDEFATPIVGNFDPPLAPNSAAAATDQTAPTSAVKALTATQSSTSFTVNWSGQDNSGGSGIASFDVYVSDNGGQFTLWQSDTTNTSAMFSGVNGHSYRFLSVASDNAGNTQATPTAAQASTKINVQVTTTTTVASSAKTMVPGQSVTFTATVGAVGTGNPTPTGSVTFKDGKTTLATVTLQNGVASYTPANFVALGSHSITASYNATGPNVASVSTTWVESVVAAALEPDLQVAGATALYVGGTTGNDTIIFTPTNGTGGVNVTISNTSTKNKATSLGTFTPTGHLVAYGLAGNDTITLTSAKIKNVTYTIGASATLFGGDGNDTLTGGNGNDVLSGGTGNDTLIGGFGNDVLIGGTGTDKLYGGLNGKTTSTSDGNLLIGDSTSYDASEAALWTILQEWNAPQSYANRIASLRNAGANPLGVALNTHTIVNDNAVDQLFAAAGSDWFWNLSNKDKLSGLRSGIQVG